A genomic segment from Candidatus Poribacteria bacterium encodes:
- a CDS encoding tetratricopeptide repeat protein has product MRNYYNLPLTENREIKRNVLTEKWHLFFLGVLLFLFTTTTFGDLLSNDITNYPKPFQKRLKDAQRAFQAEEWREALQLYQRLTEEAPEFPIVHIGVGDAAAKLKDYPTAIAAFQRALQHLSTEPQGNITKSRLRVIVQAKLAAAYHRNKELDEADTWFQKAVKGTGEDTPAAWYVALGQIETERGNLEQARRYYIVAVQLHPDTTAAYNNLGHVLLKLNRIDEADAVFREALAQDETLASAAFGRGKVGLRRGQLTIARRFYERAVRYAPREPVFHESLADVLRDIGNAKEAKAAETRYRRTLAERYLRQAHWFIQEKQLRPALVPLQKALDTDDTFTPALKDYAYVQMQLGELTSARRSYQRVLTIEPTSRQALLHLGIIEAKLGDQTTAVSYYLTLIQHEPDFMNAYVQLANLHESIGDLEAAGQALTMGIQHEPTWAPGYLWRGKIYQKQGASDMAETDFRRAVQLAPDVSFPKEALASLLAWENRKLDEALTLAETAVKSDGQPAHRATLALVYHRLNRVLDAGREIEAAFAQAPNHLYILKIRSEILKTDP; this is encoded by the coding sequence ATGCGGAATTATTATAACCTACCCCTCACGGAAAATAGAGAGATAAAGCGGAACGTTCTAACAGAGAAATGGCATCTATTTTTTCTGGGAGTTCTCCTATTTTTGTTTACTACGACAACGTTTGGAGATCTCTTATCCAACGATATAACGAACTATCCGAAGCCATTTCAGAAGCGGTTAAAGGATGCACAGCGGGCATTCCAGGCAGAGGAGTGGCGCGAGGCACTCCAATTATATCAACGTCTTACCGAGGAAGCACCCGAATTTCCAATTGTCCACATCGGAGTGGGGGATGCCGCTGCAAAGTTGAAGGATTATCCCACCGCTATTGCTGCTTTCCAACGCGCCTTGCAACACCTCTCAACCGAACCACAAGGCAATATTACAAAGTCACGCCTACGGGTTATAGTTCAGGCTAAACTTGCTGCTGCATATCACCGCAACAAGGAGCTTGACGAGGCTGATACGTGGTTTCAAAAAGCCGTCAAAGGTACTGGTGAGGACACACCCGCGGCGTGGTACGTCGCTTTGGGACAGATTGAGACGGAGCGTGGGAACTTAGAGCAGGCGCGCAGATATTATATTGTTGCTGTCCAACTGCACCCGGACACGACTGCTGCCTATAACAACCTCGGGCATGTGCTTCTCAAGCTCAATCGGATTGACGAAGCCGATGCCGTTTTTAGGGAGGCACTCGCGCAAGATGAGACGCTTGCCAGTGCAGCGTTCGGACGTGGTAAAGTCGGTTTAAGGCGTGGACAGCTCACGATTGCTCGACGTTTTTATGAACGTGCTGTCCGCTATGCACCGCGCGAACCGGTATTTCACGAGTCACTCGCAGATGTTCTACGCGATATAGGAAACGCCAAGGAGGCGAAAGCTGCTGAAACGCGCTATCGTCGAACGCTTGCTGAACGCTATCTCCGTCAGGCGCATTGGTTCATTCAAGAAAAGCAGCTACGACCTGCCTTAGTGCCCCTGCAGAAGGCACTTGATACGGATGACACGTTTACGCCTGCCTTGAAAGATTATGCCTATGTTCAGATGCAGCTCGGTGAATTGACAAGTGCTAGGCGGTCGTATCAGCGTGTCCTTACGATAGAGCCGACCTCACGTCAGGCACTTTTACATCTCGGTATAATAGAAGCAAAGCTTGGAGATCAAACAACGGCTGTATCATACTATCTTACACTCATTCAGCATGAACCTGATTTTATGAATGCCTATGTGCAGCTTGCAAACTTGCATGAGAGCATCGGAGACTTGGAAGCTGCTGGGCAGGCTTTGACAATGGGAATACAGCACGAACCGACGTGGGCACCCGGGTATTTGTGGCGTGGAAAAATTTATCAGAAACAGGGAGCATCTGATATGGCGGAGACCGATTTTCGTCGTGCAGTCCAGCTCGCACCGGATGTTTCGTTTCCAAAAGAGGCGTTGGCCTCCTTGCTTGCATGGGAAAATAGGAAGCTTGATGAAGCACTTACCCTTGCTGAGACGGCTGTCAAAAGCGATGGGCAACCCGCACACCGTGCCACACTGGCACTTGTTTATCACCGTCTCAACCGGGTCCTCGATGCTGGACGTGAAATTGAGGCTGCCTTTGCCCAAGCCCCTAATCATCTCTATATTCTTAAAATTCGCTCAGAAATCCTAAAAACTGATCCATAA